Proteins found in one Streptococcus iniae genomic segment:
- a CDS encoding ABC transporter ATP-binding protein: MSIIKHLWWFFTQEKKPYLIGIFSLSLVALLNLIPPKIMGVVIDGITSGKLTRSDLVMQLFWLILAAIAMYVLRYIWRICIFGTSYRLGQIMRFRLFNHFTKMSPSFYQRYRTGDLMAHATNDINSLTRLAGGGVMSAVDASITAIVTLMTMFFSISWQMTIIAVLPLPIMAYATSRLGRKTHKAFGESQAAFSDLNNKVQESVSGIKVTKSFGYQADELASFQKINQETYLKNSKTMSYDVMFDPLVLLFIGASYVLTLLVGAFMIKEQSITIGNLVTFITYLDMLVWPLMAVGFLFNMIQRGAVSFDRINALLQEESDVKNPENPVNLVANGALEYHMKSFKYDQEATLGAVTFRIEKGQTLGLVGQTGSGKTTLIKLLLREYDLEEGQILLNGFNIKDYRLEDLRHLIGYVPQEQFLFATSILENVRFGDPQITLKEVEEATKLSQVFNDITAMPEGFNTIIGEKGVSLSGGQKQRLAMSRAMVLNPDILILDDSLSAVDAKTEHAIIENLKTSRSDKTTIITAHRLSAVVHADLIIVMKDGHIIEQGRHEDLIKAGGWYAQTYVSQQMEMEGENDD; the protein is encoded by the coding sequence ATGTCAATTATTAAACACCTTTGGTGGTTTTTTACACAAGAGAAGAAACCCTACCTTATTGGTATTTTCTCACTCAGTTTGGTGGCTCTTCTTAATCTGATTCCACCAAAGATAATGGGAGTGGTTATTGATGGCATTACTAGTGGGAAATTAACAAGAAGTGACCTTGTTATGCAGCTATTTTGGTTAATTTTAGCAGCGATTGCTATGTATGTATTACGCTATATTTGGCGCATCTGTATTTTTGGAACCTCTTATCGTCTTGGACAGATTATGCGGTTTCGTTTATTTAATCATTTTACTAAAATGTCCCCTTCATTTTATCAACGTTATCGGACGGGGGATTTGATGGCCCATGCAACAAATGACATTAACTCCCTAACACGTTTAGCAGGTGGAGGAGTCATGTCAGCAGTAGATGCTTCAATAACAGCAATTGTGACTCTTATGACCATGTTTTTTAGCATTTCTTGGCAAATGACTATTATTGCTGTATTGCCCTTACCTATAATGGCTTATGCAACGAGTCGTCTTGGTCGTAAAACGCATAAGGCTTTTGGAGAATCTCAAGCTGCTTTTTCAGATTTGAATAACAAGGTTCAAGAAAGTGTCTCAGGAATAAAAGTTACCAAATCCTTTGGTTATCAAGCGGATGAGCTAGCATCTTTCCAAAAAATTAATCAAGAAACCTATTTAAAAAATAGTAAAACCATGTCATACGATGTTATGTTTGATCCATTAGTACTTTTATTTATTGGTGCTTCTTATGTGCTAACCTTACTTGTTGGTGCATTCATGATAAAAGAACAATCGATTACAATTGGGAACTTAGTTACCTTTATTACTTACCTGGATATGTTGGTTTGGCCACTTATGGCAGTAGGGTTTCTATTTAATATGATTCAAAGAGGGGCGGTCTCTTTTGATCGTATTAATGCACTTTTACAAGAAGAATCTGATGTTAAAAATCCTGAAAATCCAGTCAACTTGGTAGCAAATGGGGCATTAGAGTATCACATGAAAAGCTTTAAATATGACCAAGAGGCAACTCTAGGGGCTGTTACTTTTAGAATCGAAAAGGGGCAAACACTTGGCTTGGTTGGCCAGACCGGTTCGGGCAAGACAACACTCATAAAACTCTTACTCAGAGAATATGATCTTGAAGAGGGGCAGATTCTTCTTAATGGTTTTAATATTAAAGATTACCGCTTAGAAGATTTAAGGCATCTCATCGGATATGTTCCTCAAGAACAATTTTTATTTGCCACAAGTATTTTAGAAAACGTTCGATTTGGAGATCCCCAAATTACTCTAAAAGAAGTTGAAGAAGCAACGAAACTATCGCAAGTTTTTAATGATATTACGGCTATGCCAGAAGGGTTTAATACTATTATTGGTGAAAAGGGAGTGTCTCTTTCAGGTGGCCAAAAGCAAAGATTAGCAATGAGTAGAGCAATGGTTTTAAATCCAGATATCCTTATTCTTGATGATTCTCTTTCTGCTGTAGATGCTAAAACAGAACATGCTATCATTGAAAATCTTAAAACAAGCAGATCAGATAAAACAACCATTATTACAGCTCATCGCTTGAGTGCAGTTGTTCACGCTGACTTAATTATAGTCATGAAAGATGGGCATATTATTGAGCAAGGAAGACACGAGGACTTAATAAAAGCTGGTGGTTGGTATGCTCAAACCTATGTGTCTCAACAAATGGAAATGGAGGGGGAAAATGACGACTGA
- the rlmN gene encoding 23S rRNA (adenine(2503)-C(2))-methyltransferase RlmN, with amino-acid sequence MKPSIYSLTRDELIDWAVDNGQKKFRATQIWDWLYKKRVQSFDEMTNISKDFIELLNTHFCVNPLKQRTVQESADGTVKYLFELPDGMLIETVLMRQHYGQSVCVTTQVGCNIGCTFCASGLIKKQRDLTNGEITAQIMLVQKYFDERGKDERVSHVVVMGIGEPFDNYDNVMKFLRTINDDNGLAIGARHITVSTSGLAHKIRDFANEGVQVNLAVSLHAPNNELRSSIMRINRSFPLEKLFAAIEYYIETTNRRVTFEYIMLNEVNDGVEQAQELADLTKNIRKLSYVNLIPYNPVSEHDQYSRSPKARVEAFYDVLKKNGVNCVVRQEHGTDIDAACGQLRSNTMKKDKLAAKANKG; translated from the coding sequence ATGAAACCATCAATTTATAGTTTAACCCGAGATGAGCTCATTGATTGGGCAGTTGACAATGGTCAGAAAAAATTTAGAGCGACACAAATCTGGGATTGGCTATATAAAAAACGTGTTCAAAGTTTTGACGAAATGACCAATATTTCAAAAGACTTTATTGAACTCTTAAATACGCATTTCTGTGTTAATCCTCTGAAACAAAGAACTGTTCAGGAGTCTGCAGATGGTACAGTAAAATATCTTTTTGAATTGCCAGATGGTATGTTGATTGAGACTGTTTTAATGCGTCAGCACTATGGTCAATCGGTTTGTGTCACAACACAAGTTGGGTGTAATATCGGCTGTACCTTCTGTGCCAGTGGATTAATTAAAAAACAACGTGACCTAACAAATGGTGAAATCACAGCTCAGATTATGTTGGTTCAAAAATATTTTGATGAGCGTGGAAAAGATGAACGTGTTAGCCATGTGGTTGTTATGGGCATTGGTGAACCTTTTGATAACTATGATAATGTTATGAAGTTCCTTAGAACTATTAATGATGATAATGGTTTAGCTATTGGAGCCCGTCACATAACAGTTTCAACGTCTGGTCTTGCACATAAAATTCGTGATTTTGCCAATGAGGGTGTTCAAGTTAATCTTGCAGTATCTCTTCACGCGCCAAACAATGAGTTGCGTTCAAGCATTATGCGCATCAACCGTTCTTTCCCTTTGGAAAAACTTTTTGCTGCTATCGAGTATTACATTGAAACAACAAATCGTCGTGTGACTTTTGAATATATTATGTTAAATGAAGTTAATGATGGTGTTGAACAGGCACAAGAGTTAGCTGATTTAACAAAAAATATTCGTAAATTATCTTATGTTAACTTGATTCCATACAATCCTGTTTCAGAACATGACCAATACAGTAGAAGCCCTAAGGCGCGTGTTGAAGCCTTTTACGATGTTTTGAAAAAGAATGGCGTTAACTGTGTCGTTCGTCAAGAACATGGTACAGATATTGATGCTGCTTGTGGTCAGCTCCGTTCAAACACAATGAAGAAAGATAAATTAGCCGCTAAAGCTAACAAGGGATAG
- a CDS encoding VanZ family protein — protein sequence MSNPNHLSQHWLNTIRILAILYVLAVMFMCFTPQPSLFGQVETPNIIVIGRLRLLLVPFNSIFGWHQITSLYQLLWVFCQNILNVFLLFPFVFFVHLLTGKWHGYKKSALLGFLISLTIEVTQLVLDLAIDANRVFEIDDLWTNSLGAVFAYFMYRLITKNRVTKI from the coding sequence ATGTCTAATCCTAATCATCTCTCACAACATTGGCTTAACACCATAAGGATTTTAGCAATTCTTTATGTGTTGGCAGTGATGTTCATGTGTTTTACACCTCAACCAAGTCTTTTTGGACAGGTAGAAACGCCTAATATTATAGTAATTGGCCGTTTGCGACTTTTACTAGTTCCCTTTAATTCAATCTTTGGATGGCATCAAATAACCAGTTTGTACCAGTTACTTTGGGTCTTTTGTCAAAATATCTTAAATGTTTTTCTACTTTTTCCATTTGTTTTTTTCGTGCATTTGTTGACGGGGAAATGGCATGGCTATAAAAAAAGTGCTCTTTTAGGGTTTTTAATCAGCTTAACCATTGAAGTGACTCAACTTGTTTTAGATTTAGCAATTGATGCCAATCGTGTGTTTGAAATAGATGACCTTTGGACCAATAGTTTAGGTGCTGTTTTTGCTTATTTTATGTATCGTCTTATCACAAAAAATAGGGTGACTAAAATCTAA
- a CDS encoding YutD family protein, with amino-acid sequence MKKEVTPEMYNYNKFPGPEFIAFDDQVKSDTISFTLLENVKDAFDATVFGQRFTDILLKYDYIVGDWGNEQLRLRGFYKDANDIKKSSRISRLEDYIKEYCNFGCAYFVLENANPVEIKFEEERAPRRKKNNRSGKAKPKALATIEPSKAKGKAKSKSADGLKEKKQFTSKKRQETKKPKSRTEGKAKESSHNAKTGHFVIRKKEK; translated from the coding sequence ATGAAAAAAGAAGTAACACCTGAAATGTATAACTATAATAAGTTTCCCGGTCCAGAATTTATTGCTTTTGACGATCAGGTTAAAAGCGATACGATTTCCTTTACGCTATTAGAAAATGTAAAGGATGCTTTTGACGCAACTGTTTTTGGCCAACGTTTCACGGATATTTTGTTGAAATATGATTATATCGTAGGTGACTGGGGCAATGAGCAATTACGCCTAAGGGGTTTTTACAAGGATGCTAATGACATCAAGAAGTCGAGCCGTATATCTCGTTTAGAAGACTATATTAAAGAGTATTGTAACTTTGGTTGTGCTTATTTTGTTTTAGAAAATGCTAATCCTGTTGAAATCAAGTTTGAAGAGGAACGTGCCCCACGACGTAAAAAAAATAATCGCTCAGGAAAAGCAAAACCAAAAGCTTTAGCGACAATAGAGCCTTCAAAAGCTAAAGGGAAAGCAAAAAGCAAATCAGCTGATGGCTTAAAAGAGAAAAAACAATTTACAAGTAAGAAGCGTCAAGAAACAAAGAAACCAAAATCAAGAACTGAAGGTAAGGCGAAAGAGTCGTCACACAATGCTAAAACAGGTCACTTTGTTATCAGAAAGAAGGAAAAATAA
- a CDS encoding bifunctional metallophosphatase/5'-nucleotidase: MIENIRLLHLNDLHSHLEAFPKVSRFFREASQTDAQVIKLDLGDNIDRSHPLSDATKGKANVELMNQLGIDFATIGNNEGIGLSKEELNKVYDEANFTLIIGNLKDEGKQPVWGRPYSIYETAAGTKIAFLAYTFPYDKTYAPNGWQIEEPIAALKRDLQIPQVAHADIRILLSHLGIRVDEKITEEVDQLDLIIGSHTHHVFEEGACLNGTYMACAGKYGEHVGEINMQVTNHRLSHLDIIAHETSHMATEKGDKEQVNGFLEQGKTLLSKIPVASLAEALNEEASLELIMDAMIDYADADLAIINSGLLLAPFRQELSRKDLHLSLPHQMRLATFTLSEQQLSLLCYDMFEKAELLKNQEIRGMGFRGKHFGKLMTRGFEYKNGKIVYNRRVIGKSDAMKVVVVDQYYFASYFSRLKEMQVELLFPELLREVLELYLKKRN, encoded by the coding sequence ATGATTGAAAATATTAGATTGCTTCATTTGAATGACCTACATTCTCACTTAGAAGCTTTCCCAAAAGTCAGCCGTTTTTTTCGAGAGGCTTCACAAACAGATGCTCAAGTGATTAAACTTGATCTTGGAGATAATATTGACCGCAGCCATCCCTTATCAGATGCCACAAAGGGCAAAGCCAATGTAGAGTTGATGAATCAATTAGGGATTGATTTTGCGACAATTGGAAATAATGAGGGGATTGGATTAAGTAAGGAAGAACTCAATAAGGTTTATGATGAGGCAAATTTCACCCTTATTATTGGGAATCTTAAAGATGAGGGAAAACAACCTGTTTGGGGGAGGCCTTACAGTATTTATGAAACAGCTGCAGGTACAAAAATAGCATTTCTAGCCTATACTTTCCCTTATGATAAAACCTATGCTCCAAACGGTTGGCAAATTGAAGAGCCAATAGCAGCTCTAAAAAGAGATTTGCAGATTCCTCAAGTTGCCCATGCAGATATTAGAATACTATTGAGCCATTTGGGCATTCGAGTAGATGAAAAGATCACAGAAGAAGTTGACCAACTTGACCTGATTATTGGCAGTCATACCCACCATGTTTTTGAAGAAGGGGCCTGTCTCAACGGGACTTATATGGCTTGCGCTGGAAAGTATGGGGAGCATGTAGGCGAAATCAATATGCAAGTGACCAATCATCGACTGAGCCATCTTGATATTATTGCCCATGAAACCAGTCATATGGCCACAGAAAAAGGGGATAAGGAGCAAGTAAATGGTTTTTTAGAGCAAGGTAAAACTCTCTTAAGTAAAATTCCTGTCGCAAGTCTAGCAGAAGCATTAAATGAAGAAGCTTCTTTAGAACTTATTATGGATGCTATGATTGATTATGCTGATGCAGATTTAGCGATAATCAATTCAGGGTTACTACTTGCTCCTTTTAGGCAAGAATTAAGCCGGAAAGACCTGCACTTGTCCTTGCCTCATCAGATGCGTCTAGCCACTTTTACGCTTAGTGAACAGCAATTATCACTGCTTTGTTATGACATGTTTGAGAAAGCAGAGCTATTAAAAAATCAAGAAATTAGAGGAATGGGCTTTAGAGGCAAACACTTTGGGAAGTTAATGACTAGAGGCTTTGAATACAAAAATGGGAAAATAGTGTATAATAGAAGAGTTATAGGTAAATCAGATGCCATGAAAGTGGTTGTGGTTGACCAATATTATTTTGCATCCTATTTTTCACGCTTAAAAGAGATGCAAGTAGAACTTTTATTTCCAGAATTATTAAGAGAAGTCCTTGAACTGTACCTCAAGAAAAGGAATTGA